The candidate division WOR-3 bacterium DNA window CTCACCTTGCCCTCTCCTCAAGGAGGAGAGGGGATATTGTCATTTCCATATGTATGGCGGATAACCGTCAAGGTCGCCACGCAGGTGGCGCGCCAAGAGCAATGCCTGTAGATAAGGCAGAAGTCCAATGGCGACTTTCTCACCTAGGAAGGGATGCTGTATTTCTTCTGCCTTGCGTTTCTGCCATGCGACTAGTACTTCTTTGCGTGTCTTGTCGTCCATAATTACGGCACCGGTCTCTGTTCTGTTGAATCCGGATGCCTTTACCTGCTGAAGATTCACGAGCGACAGGGCAACGCGGTCAGCCAGTACCGGCCGGAATTCCTCCATCAGGTCAAGGGCCAGACTGGGACGACCAGGCCGGTCCGCATGGAGAAAGCCGACCGCAGGATCAAGTCCAACTGATTCCAGGGCTGCTGTGCAGTCGTGGGCCAGAAGCGAGTATAAGAAGGACAGCAGGGCGTTGATGTTGTCCAGCGGGGGTCTGCGGCTACGTTCGCGAAAGCAAAAGTCGTCCTTCTGGGCAACAATCAGATGGTCGAATACGCCGAAGTAAATCCGGGCCGCATCGCCCTCGTGGCCGCGGAGTCTGTCGAGGGACCGCTCGTCTCGAACTAACCCAGCTATCCGGTTCAATTCTACGGCAGCCTTAGTTAGAGCATCTGCGCAGGCACCATCGGCGTGGTCGCGCACTGCACGAAGCAGAACCGTGCGGCAGTTCGATGTCTTGGCCAGAACAGCGGACCGCGCAATCGCAACCGCGGACTGCTCGT harbors:
- the cas1c gene encoding type I-C CRISPR-associated endonuclease Cas1c, coding for MKHLLNTLFVTTQGAYLCQEGETVVVRVDHEDRLKLPIHTISGIVCFGQVTVSPPLMGLCGERNVLISFHSEHGKFLGRVHGPVSGNVLLRREQYRRADDEQSAVAIARSAVLAKTSNCRTVLLRAVRDHADGACADALTKAAVELNRIAGLVRDERSLDRLRGHEGDAARIYFGVFDHLIVAQKDDFCFRERSRRPPLDNINALLSFLYSLLAHDCTAALESVGLDPAVGFLHADRPGRPSLALDLMEEFRPVLADRVALSLVNLQQVKASGFNRTETGAVIMDDKTRKEVLVAWQKRKAEEIQHPFLGEKVAIGLLPYLQALLLARHLRGDLDGYPPYIWK